In the Pseudorasbora parva isolate DD20220531a chromosome 23, ASM2467924v1, whole genome shotgun sequence genome, one interval contains:
- the rbm18 gene encoding probable RNA-binding protein 18 isoform X1, whose product MQSASETVENASILSGGSAQDGHRLWIGNIDPKITEYHLVKLLEKFGKVKQFDFLFHKSGPLEGQPRGYCFVNFHTKEEAERAIQCLNGKLALSKKLVVRWAHAQVKRFEPFRGDKNVPASLDPSSSEAEEMPTTLSVNAKIRAIEAKLQMMEENPDDYSGPSAYIYNKPPDNRDKRSQPYRKQFRKFRR is encoded by the exons ATGCAGTCTGCCTCAGAGACTGTGGAGAATGCCTCCATCCTGTCAGGTGGTTCGGCACAGGACGGTCATCGGCTCTGGATCGGCAACATTGACCCCAAAATCACAGA GTACCACTTAGTGAAGCTCCTGGAGAAGTTTGGCAAAGTGAAGCAGTTTGACTTCCTGTTCCATAAGTCAGGACCTCTGGAGGGCCAGCCAAGAGGATACTGCTTTGTCAACTTCCACACCAAAGAG GAGGCTGAACGGGCTATTCAATGTCTGAATGGAAAATTGGCACTTTCTAAGAAGTTAGTGGTGCGTTGGGCTCACGCTCAGGTAAAG AGGTTTGAACCCTTCAGAGGAGACAAAAATGTGCCGGCCAGTTTAGATCCTTCGTCCAGTGAAGCAGAGGAGATGCCAACTACACTGAG TGTTAATGCAAAGATCCGTGCCATTGAAGCCAAGCTGCAGATGATGGAAGAAAACCCAGATGACTATTCCGGACCCTCTGCATACATCTACAACAAGCCCCCCGATAACAGAGACAAGAGGTCCCAGCCCTACCGCAAGCAGTTCCGCAAATTCAGGAGATGA
- the rbm18 gene encoding probable RNA-binding protein 18 isoform X2 yields the protein MQSASETVENASILSGGSAQDGHRLWIGNIDPKITEYHLVKLLEKFGKVKQFDFLFHKSGPLEGQPRGYCFVNFHTKEEAERAIQCLNGKLALSKKLVVRWAHAQRFEPFRGDKNVPASLDPSSSEAEEMPTTLSVNAKIRAIEAKLQMMEENPDDYSGPSAYIYNKPPDNRDKRSQPYRKQFRKFRR from the exons ATGCAGTCTGCCTCAGAGACTGTGGAGAATGCCTCCATCCTGTCAGGTGGTTCGGCACAGGACGGTCATCGGCTCTGGATCGGCAACATTGACCCCAAAATCACAGA GTACCACTTAGTGAAGCTCCTGGAGAAGTTTGGCAAAGTGAAGCAGTTTGACTTCCTGTTCCATAAGTCAGGACCTCTGGAGGGCCAGCCAAGAGGATACTGCTTTGTCAACTTCCACACCAAAGAG GAGGCTGAACGGGCTATTCAATGTCTGAATGGAAAATTGGCACTTTCTAAGAAGTTAGTGGTGCGTTGGGCTCACGCTCAG AGGTTTGAACCCTTCAGAGGAGACAAAAATGTGCCGGCCAGTTTAGATCCTTCGTCCAGTGAAGCAGAGGAGATGCCAACTACACTGAG TGTTAATGCAAAGATCCGTGCCATTGAAGCCAAGCTGCAGATGATGGAAGAAAACCCAGATGACTATTCCGGACCCTCTGCATACATCTACAACAAGCCCCCCGATAACAGAGACAAGAGGTCCCAGCCCTACCGCAAGCAGTTCCGCAAATTCAGGAGATGA
- the mrrf gene encoding ribosome-recycling factor, mitochondrial isoform X2: MALSHLNLLRPVLCRFGSSVVRTPLVTRSSVPFLPQATCPVVLPNFARHYATKKSKAKAKGQTAKVNIKAALVEDIISLEEVKEDMGAVLTSLKDDFSRNLSIRTSPGALDHIIVTTKDGKFPLNQLGQISMKSPQLLVVNMTGFPEATAAVTRALQDSSMGLNPDVEGTIIRVPVPKVTREHRENLVKLAKQFSNKAKDSLRRVRSNTISQLKKSKEGVSDDTIHLIEKQVQQMADSYAADIDKQLATKTKELLG; the protein is encoded by the exons ATGGCACTGAGTCATCTGAACCTCCTGCGTCCAGTATTGTGCAGATTTGGCTCTTCTGTTGTGAGGACCCCGCTGGTGACCAGATCAAGTGTCCCCTTTCTGCCCCAAGCAACCTGTCCCGTGGTCCTGCCGAATTTTGCCCGTCATTATGCCACAAAGAAGAGTAAAG CAAAGGCAAAAGGGCAGACGGCTAAAGTGAACATCAAGGCAGCATTGGTGGAGGATATTATTAGCCTGGAGGAGGTGAAGGAAGACATGGGTGCTGTCCTGACTTCCCTGAAAGACGATTTCAGCCGCAACCTCAGCATTCGCACATCACCAG GTGCGCTTGACCACATTATAGTCACCACAAAGGATGGCAAATTTCCTCTCAACCAGCTGGGCCAGATATCCATGAAGTCTCCTCAGCTACTTGTGGTCAACATGACTGGCTTCCCAGAG GCCACGGCAGCCGTCACCCGTGCCTTGCAAGACAGCAGCATGGGACTCAACCCAGACGTGGAGGGCACCATCATCAGGGTGCCTGTTCCCAA GGTGACGCGAGAACACCGGGAGAATCTGGTGAAACTGGCGAAACAGTTCAGTAACAAGGCCAAGGACTCGCTGAGGAGAGTACGGTCCAACACCATCAGTCAACTGAAGAAGTCCAAAGAGGGCGTCTCTGATGATACCATTCACTTGATCGAAAAACAG
- the mrrf gene encoding ribosome-recycling factor, mitochondrial isoform X1, with product MEAFSTVSEADCIRGLRKVRELFQSYSVTTDMALSHLNLLRPVLCRFGSSVVRTPLVTRSSVPFLPQATCPVVLPNFARHYATKKSKAKAKGQTAKVNIKAALVEDIISLEEVKEDMGAVLTSLKDDFSRNLSIRTSPGALDHIIVTTKDGKFPLNQLGQISMKSPQLLVVNMTGFPEATAAVTRALQDSSMGLNPDVEGTIIRVPVPKVTREHRENLVKLAKQFSNKAKDSLRRVRSNTISQLKKSKEGVSDDTIHLIEKQVQQMADSYAADIDKQLATKTKELLG from the exons ATGGAGGCATTCTCCACAGTCTCTGAGGCAGACTGCATTAGGGGCCTGAGAAAAGTCAGAGAGCTATTTCAGTCATATTcag TTACCACAGACATGGCACTGAGTCATCTGAACCTCCTGCGTCCAGTATTGTGCAGATTTGGCTCTTCTGTTGTGAGGACCCCGCTGGTGACCAGATCAAGTGTCCCCTTTCTGCCCCAAGCAACCTGTCCCGTGGTCCTGCCGAATTTTGCCCGTCATTATGCCACAAAGAAGAGTAAAG CAAAGGCAAAAGGGCAGACGGCTAAAGTGAACATCAAGGCAGCATTGGTGGAGGATATTATTAGCCTGGAGGAGGTGAAGGAAGACATGGGTGCTGTCCTGACTTCCCTGAAAGACGATTTCAGCCGCAACCTCAGCATTCGCACATCACCAG GTGCGCTTGACCACATTATAGTCACCACAAAGGATGGCAAATTTCCTCTCAACCAGCTGGGCCAGATATCCATGAAGTCTCCTCAGCTACTTGTGGTCAACATGACTGGCTTCCCAGAG GCCACGGCAGCCGTCACCCGTGCCTTGCAAGACAGCAGCATGGGACTCAACCCAGACGTGGAGGGCACCATCATCAGGGTGCCTGTTCCCAA GGTGACGCGAGAACACCGGGAGAATCTGGTGAAACTGGCGAAACAGTTCAGTAACAAGGCCAAGGACTCGCTGAGGAGAGTACGGTCCAACACCATCAGTCAACTGAAGAAGTCCAAAGAGGGCGTCTCTGATGATACCATTCACTTGATCGAAAAACAG